Proteins found in one Ciona intestinalis unplaced genomic scaffold, KH HT001065.1, whole genome shotgun sequence genomic segment:
- the LOC100179477 gene encoding uncharacterized protein LOC100179477 isoform X1 gives MQNMNAFTFIYILTFLTTFCGAFKCSTSNEAFNDSYVCDGKVDCYDDCSDELTCGINTKFYPCPNGCVALLPLSTCLKGVKCPRFCDGVSQCSDGSDELKLGFGFKCVVQTFIEQSANRCILPQFYIKRWESVNQPRETICAAGEDKACYDVTNDDVYFDYQQCWQCEDSTVIQRQQICDGVFDCQDLTDECLCEADDVTLNGVCDVILSNKHKCGLEEVPCMDLSHCINKTSICNGIIDCVDGWDEEDCERVIQTTERISNYECQGGYALDETVVACDGRPDCLHLDDECSRTCEDDPEYCNYFLPLVLRLKFSNSCIIHIDELCNGMDECYNGEDERHCPFLTPCSPNNITMGQYDHIFQKCDLILHCENGADELSCSNSTHFYCDDNTTIISVRRVYDGVFDCSDFTDECSFSDTSISSVTMMIKEPALRACVWIILAFALAGNVAVIIKTAREVWVILRGKSHSVNKLKLIHKTMVLNLSVGDVLMAFYLCIIASKDIEFSNEYCKHELKWLSSATCSVAGILSMISSQSTVLLMAMMTTYRLHGVLRPFRTEGVSIKFLLLVLLFIWTVSAMVAILPITPSLQRIFVSKYVLNQPFIKNSSITLTQMQDLVGRLNNLSNTKYLLDQYNPVGSFQSIFYKENHNHLSQTSTGVLGFYSSNSVCLPNLFGTYNDAWSSFTFTLVMVDLLLFIYLLVGYIIIYRATLPTDEITRSCNTDADARVREDRVLWMRITSLIFTDFLCWVPICIMSLLSYRGVMLPGIVYRFAAIVLFPINSAFNPWLYSTVPVFPKLNFRSWFNKKRKVFRYSVKTDGQNIPAIQMTAIHQLQVPTSLHHQRNLKTQEFRVPQNNLTTIWSCFSVRPFTQGSTNDLVGSSICLSSYNRSADSATVATEI, from the exons ATGCAGAACATGAAtgcatttacttttatttacattttaacttttttgacGACATTTTGTGGGGCATTTAAATGTAGCACAAGCAATGAGGCATTTAACGACAGTTACGTTTGTGACGGAAAAGTCGACTGTTATGATGATTGCAGTGACGAGCTGACATGCGGTATAAATACCAAGTTTTATCCGTGTCCTAACGGTTGTGTAGCGCTACTGCCGTTGTCAACTTGCCTCAAAGGAGTCAAATGCCCAAGATTTTGCGACGGTGTGTCTCAGTGTAGCGACGGTTCGGACGAATTGAAACTAGGGTTCGGGTTTAAATGCGTTGTCCAAACATTTATAGAGCAGAGTGCGAACCGCTGTATATTGCCGCAGTTCTATATAAAGCGATGGGAATCAGTAAATCAACCGAGAGAAACCATTTGTGCGGCCGGAGAGGATAAAgcgtgttatgacgtcacgaacgaTGACGTATACTTTGACTATCAGCAGTGCTGGCAATGTGAAGATAGTACAGTCATCCAAAGACAGCAAATCTGCGATGGTGTATTTGACTGCCAAGATTTGACCGATGAGTGTCTTTGCGaggctgatgacgtcactttgaatggggtttgtgacgtcatactaaGTAATAAACACAAGTGCGGGTTAGAAGAAGTGCCTTGTATGGATTTATCgcattgtataaataaaacatctatATGTAATGGGATCATAGACTGTGTTGACGGCTGGGATGAGGAAGACTGTGAACGTGTCATCCAAACGACAGAGCGGATCAGTAATTATGAATGCCAAGg CGGTTATGCCCTAGATGAAACAGTAGTCGCATGCGATGGTCGGCCAGATTGTTTACATCTTGACGACGAGTGTAGTAGAACATGTGAGG ATGATCCAGAATATTGCAATTATTTTCTCCCATTGGTCTTACGTCTAAAGTTTAGTAACTCCTGTATCATACACATTGATGAGTTATGCAATGGTATGGACGAATGTTATAATGGAGAAGACGAAAGACATTGTCCATTTCTAACACCATGTAGTCCTAATAATATTACAATGGGGCAGTACGACCATATATTTCAAAA GTGCGATTTAATCCTGCATTGCGAGAATGGAGCGGATGAACTGAGTTGTTCAAATTCCACGCATTTTTACTGCGATGATAACACAACCATTATCAGTGTTCGTCGTGTTTACGATGGCGTGTTCGACTGTAGCGATTTCACAGACGAATGCTCGTTTTCTGATACGAGCATCTCGTCTGTAACTATGATGATAAAAGAACCAGCACTGCGAGCTTGTGTGTGGATTATACTGGCATTTGCACTTGCTGGTAACGTGGCAGTAATCATCAAAACAGCTCGAGAAGTTTGGGTTATATTACGTGGTAAGAGCCACAGCGTAAACAAGTTGAAACTGATTCATAAAACCATGGTTTTAAATCTATCTGTGGGCGATGTGTTGATGGCGTTTTATCTTTGCATCATTGCGTCAAAGGACATTGAATTTTCAAACGAGTATTGCAAGCACGAGTTGAAGTGGTTGTCCAGCGCAACTTGTTCAGTTGCTGGTATACTGTCAATGATATCAAGTCAATCTACTGTGTTACTGATGGCAATGATGACAACTTACAGACTACACGGAGTGCTTCGGCCATTTCGCACTGAGGGAGTTTCAATTAAGTTTCTTCTGcttgtgttgttgtttatatggACAGTGTCAGCTATGGTTGCAATCTTACCAATCACACCTTCACTGCAGCGCATATTCGTATCGAAGTATGTGTTGAACCAGCCGTTCATTAAAAACTCAAGCATCACTTTGACCCAAATGCAAGACTTGGTTGGTAGATTGAACAACTTATCCAACACAAAGTATTTACTTGACCAGTATAACCCTGTGGGCTCATTCCAAAGTATATTCTATAAAGAAAACCACAACCACCTAAGTCAAACTTCAACCGGAGTTCTCGGCTTCTACAGTTCCAACAGCGTTTGCCTTCCAAA TTTGTTTGGCACATACAACGATGCTTGGTCAAGCTTTACGTTCACACTGGTTATGGTGGATCtgcttttattcatttatttgttggTTGGATACATCATCATATACCGAGCTACACTGCCTA CAGATGAAATAACTCGTTCCTGCAACACCGATGCCGATGCAAGAGTTAGAGAAGACAGAGTTTTATGGATGAGAATCACTAGTTTAATATTCACCGACTTTTTATGTTGGGTTCCAATCTGCATCATGTCTTTGCTTTCATACAGAGGGGTAATGCTGCCTGGTATCGTGTACAGGTTCGCAGCCATCGTGTTATTTCCCATCAACAGCGCTTTTAACCCATGGTTATATTCAACTGTTCCCGTATTCCCAAAACTTAACTTCAGGTCTTGGTTTAACAAGAAAAGGAAAGTTTTTAGATACTCAGTTAAAACTGATGGGCAAAATATACCAGCAATTCAAATGACCGCGATACACCAACTGCAAGTTCCAACATCGCTACATCATCAgagaaatttgaaaacacaagaGTTTCGGGTCCCTCAGAACAACTTAACCACAATCTGGTCCTGTTTCTCTGTAAGACCTTTTACTCAAGGAAGCACGAATGATTTAGTTGGATCTTCCATCTGCTTAAGTAGTTATAATAGATCCGCCGATAGCGCAACTGTTGCTACCGAAATCTGA
- the LOC100179477 gene encoding uncharacterized protein LOC100179477 isoform X3 gives MKTERYIPCTPSGVDLVEQSANRCILPQFYIKRWESVNQPRETICAAGEDKACYDVTNDDVYFDYQQCWQCEDSTVIQRQQICDGVFDCQDLTDECLCEADDVTLNGVCDVILSNKHKCGLEEVPCMDLSHCINKTSICNGIIDCVDGWDEEDCERVIQTTERISNYECQGGYALDETVVACDGRPDCLHLDDECSRTCEDDPEYCNYFLPLVLRLKFSNSCIIHIDELCNGMDECYNGEDERHCPFLTPCSPNNITMGQYDHIFQKCDLILHCENGADELSCSNSTHFYCDDNTTIISVRRVYDGVFDCSDFTDECSFSDTSISSVTMMIKEPALRACVWIILAFALAGNVAVIIKTAREVWVILRGKSHSVNKLKLIHKTMVLNLSVGDVLMAFYLCIIASKDIEFSNEYCKHELKWLSSATCSVAGILSMISSQSTVLLMAMMTTYRLHGVLRPFRTEGVSIKFLLLVLLFIWTVSAMVAILPITPSLQRIFVSKYVLNQPFIKNSSITLTQMQDLVGRLNNLSNTKYLLDQYNPVGSFQSIFYKENHNHLSQTSTGVLGFYSSNSVCLPNLFGTYNDAWSSFTFTLVMVDLLLFIYLLVGYIIIYRATLPTDEITRSCNTDADARVREDRVLWMRITSLIFTDFLCWVPICIMSLLSYRGVMLPGIVYRFAAIVLFPINSAFNPWLYSTVPVFPKLNFRSWFNKKRKVFRYSVKTDGQNIPAIQMTAIHQLQVPTSLHHQRNLKTQEFRVPQNNLTTIWSCFSVRPFTQGSTNDLVGSSICLSSYNRSADSATVATEI, from the exons ATG AAAACTGAACGCTACATACCCTGCACTCCATCAGGAGTGGATTTAGTCG AGCAGAGTGCGAACCGCTGTATATTGCCGCAGTTCTATATAAAGCGATGGGAATCAGTAAATCAACCGAGAGAAACCATTTGTGCGGCCGGAGAGGATAAAgcgtgttatgacgtcacgaacgaTGACGTATACTTTGACTATCAGCAGTGCTGGCAATGTGAAGATAGTACAGTCATCCAAAGACAGCAAATCTGCGATGGTGTATTTGACTGCCAAGATTTGACCGATGAGTGTCTTTGCGaggctgatgacgtcactttgaatggggtttgtgacgtcatactaaGTAATAAACACAAGTGCGGGTTAGAAGAAGTGCCTTGTATGGATTTATCgcattgtataaataaaacatctatATGTAATGGGATCATAGACTGTGTTGACGGCTGGGATGAGGAAGACTGTGAACGTGTCATCCAAACGACAGAGCGGATCAGTAATTATGAATGCCAAGg CGGTTATGCCCTAGATGAAACAGTAGTCGCATGCGATGGTCGGCCAGATTGTTTACATCTTGACGACGAGTGTAGTAGAACATGTGAGG ATGATCCAGAATATTGCAATTATTTTCTCCCATTGGTCTTACGTCTAAAGTTTAGTAACTCCTGTATCATACACATTGATGAGTTATGCAATGGTATGGACGAATGTTATAATGGAGAAGACGAAAGACATTGTCCATTTCTAACACCATGTAGTCCTAATAATATTACAATGGGGCAGTACGACCATATATTTCAAAA GTGCGATTTAATCCTGCATTGCGAGAATGGAGCGGATGAACTGAGTTGTTCAAATTCCACGCATTTTTACTGCGATGATAACACAACCATTATCAGTGTTCGTCGTGTTTACGATGGCGTGTTCGACTGTAGCGATTTCACAGACGAATGCTCGTTTTCTGATACGAGCATCTCGTCTGTAACTATGATGATAAAAGAACCAGCACTGCGAGCTTGTGTGTGGATTATACTGGCATTTGCACTTGCTGGTAACGTGGCAGTAATCATCAAAACAGCTCGAGAAGTTTGGGTTATATTACGTGGTAAGAGCCACAGCGTAAACAAGTTGAAACTGATTCATAAAACCATGGTTTTAAATCTATCTGTGGGCGATGTGTTGATGGCGTTTTATCTTTGCATCATTGCGTCAAAGGACATTGAATTTTCAAACGAGTATTGCAAGCACGAGTTGAAGTGGTTGTCCAGCGCAACTTGTTCAGTTGCTGGTATACTGTCAATGATATCAAGTCAATCTACTGTGTTACTGATGGCAATGATGACAACTTACAGACTACACGGAGTGCTTCGGCCATTTCGCACTGAGGGAGTTTCAATTAAGTTTCTTCTGcttgtgttgttgtttatatggACAGTGTCAGCTATGGTTGCAATCTTACCAATCACACCTTCACTGCAGCGCATATTCGTATCGAAGTATGTGTTGAACCAGCCGTTCATTAAAAACTCAAGCATCACTTTGACCCAAATGCAAGACTTGGTTGGTAGATTGAACAACTTATCCAACACAAAGTATTTACTTGACCAGTATAACCCTGTGGGCTCATTCCAAAGTATATTCTATAAAGAAAACCACAACCACCTAAGTCAAACTTCAACCGGAGTTCTCGGCTTCTACAGTTCCAACAGCGTTTGCCTTCCAAA TTTGTTTGGCACATACAACGATGCTTGGTCAAGCTTTACGTTCACACTGGTTATGGTGGATCtgcttttattcatttatttgttggTTGGATACATCATCATATACCGAGCTACACTGCCTA CAGATGAAATAACTCGTTCCTGCAACACCGATGCCGATGCAAGAGTTAGAGAAGACAGAGTTTTATGGATGAGAATCACTAGTTTAATATTCACCGACTTTTTATGTTGGGTTCCAATCTGCATCATGTCTTTGCTTTCATACAGAGGGGTAATGCTGCCTGGTATCGTGTACAGGTTCGCAGCCATCGTGTTATTTCCCATCAACAGCGCTTTTAACCCATGGTTATATTCAACTGTTCCCGTATTCCCAAAACTTAACTTCAGGTCTTGGTTTAACAAGAAAAGGAAAGTTTTTAGATACTCAGTTAAAACTGATGGGCAAAATATACCAGCAATTCAAATGACCGCGATACACCAACTGCAAGTTCCAACATCGCTACATCATCAgagaaatttgaaaacacaagaGTTTCGGGTCCCTCAGAACAACTTAACCACAATCTGGTCCTGTTTCTCTGTAAGACCTTTTACTCAAGGAAGCACGAATGATTTAGTTGGATCTTCCATCTGCTTAAGTAGTTATAATAGATCCGCCGATAGCGCAACTGTTGCTACCGAAATCTGA
- the LOC100179477 gene encoding uncharacterized protein LOC100179477 isoform X2, protein MQNMNAFTFIYILTFLTTFCGAFKCSTSNEAFNDSYVCDGKVDCYDDCSDELTCGINTKFYPCPNGCVALLPLSTCLKGVKCPRFCDGVSQCSDGSDELKLGFGFKCVVQTFIEQSANRCILPQFYIKRWESVNQPRETICAAGEDKACYDVTNDDVYFDYQQCWQCEDSTVIQRQQICDGVFDCQDLTDECLCEADDVTLNGVCDVILSNKHKCGLEEVPCMDLSHCINKTSICNGIIDCVDGWDEEDCERVIQTTERISNYECQGGYALDETVVACDGRPDCLHLDDECSRTCEDDPEYCNYFLPLVLRLKFSNSCIIHIDELCNGMDECYNGEDERHCPFLTPCSPNNITMGQYDHIFQKCDLILHCENGADELSCSNSTHFYCDDNTTIISVRRVYDGVFDCSDFTDECSFSDTSISSVTMMIKEPALRACVWIILAFALAGNVAVIIKTAREVWVILRGKSHSVNKLKLIHKTMVLNLSVGDVLMAFYLCIIASKDIEFSNEYCKHELKWLSSATCSVAGILSMISSQSTVLLMAMMTTYRLHGVLRPFRTEGVSIKFLLLVLLFIWTVSAMVAILPITPSLQRIFVSKYVLNQPFIKNSSITLTQMQDLVGRLNNLSNTKYLLDQYNPVGSFQSIFYKENHNHLSQTSTGVLGFYSSNSVCLPNLFGTYNDAWSSFTFTLVMVDLLLFIYLLVGYIIIYRATLPNEITRSCNTDADARVREDRVLWMRITSLIFTDFLCWVPICIMSLLSYRGVMLPGIVYRFAAIVLFPINSAFNPWLYSTVPVFPKLNFRSWFNKKRKVFRYSVKTDGQNIPAIQMTAIHQLQVPTSLHHQRNLKTQEFRVPQNNLTTIWSCFSVRPFTQGSTNDLVGSSICLSSYNRSADSATVATEI, encoded by the exons ATGCAGAACATGAAtgcatttacttttatttacattttaacttttttgacGACATTTTGTGGGGCATTTAAATGTAGCACAAGCAATGAGGCATTTAACGACAGTTACGTTTGTGACGGAAAAGTCGACTGTTATGATGATTGCAGTGACGAGCTGACATGCGGTATAAATACCAAGTTTTATCCGTGTCCTAACGGTTGTGTAGCGCTACTGCCGTTGTCAACTTGCCTCAAAGGAGTCAAATGCCCAAGATTTTGCGACGGTGTGTCTCAGTGTAGCGACGGTTCGGACGAATTGAAACTAGGGTTCGGGTTTAAATGCGTTGTCCAAACATTTATAGAGCAGAGTGCGAACCGCTGTATATTGCCGCAGTTCTATATAAAGCGATGGGAATCAGTAAATCAACCGAGAGAAACCATTTGTGCGGCCGGAGAGGATAAAgcgtgttatgacgtcacgaacgaTGACGTATACTTTGACTATCAGCAGTGCTGGCAATGTGAAGATAGTACAGTCATCCAAAGACAGCAAATCTGCGATGGTGTATTTGACTGCCAAGATTTGACCGATGAGTGTCTTTGCGaggctgatgacgtcactttgaatggggtttgtgacgtcatactaaGTAATAAACACAAGTGCGGGTTAGAAGAAGTGCCTTGTATGGATTTATCgcattgtataaataaaacatctatATGTAATGGGATCATAGACTGTGTTGACGGCTGGGATGAGGAAGACTGTGAACGTGTCATCCAAACGACAGAGCGGATCAGTAATTATGAATGCCAAGg CGGTTATGCCCTAGATGAAACAGTAGTCGCATGCGATGGTCGGCCAGATTGTTTACATCTTGACGACGAGTGTAGTAGAACATGTGAGG ATGATCCAGAATATTGCAATTATTTTCTCCCATTGGTCTTACGTCTAAAGTTTAGTAACTCCTGTATCATACACATTGATGAGTTATGCAATGGTATGGACGAATGTTATAATGGAGAAGACGAAAGACATTGTCCATTTCTAACACCATGTAGTCCTAATAATATTACAATGGGGCAGTACGACCATATATTTCAAAA GTGCGATTTAATCCTGCATTGCGAGAATGGAGCGGATGAACTGAGTTGTTCAAATTCCACGCATTTTTACTGCGATGATAACACAACCATTATCAGTGTTCGTCGTGTTTACGATGGCGTGTTCGACTGTAGCGATTTCACAGACGAATGCTCGTTTTCTGATACGAGCATCTCGTCTGTAACTATGATGATAAAAGAACCAGCACTGCGAGCTTGTGTGTGGATTATACTGGCATTTGCACTTGCTGGTAACGTGGCAGTAATCATCAAAACAGCTCGAGAAGTTTGGGTTATATTACGTGGTAAGAGCCACAGCGTAAACAAGTTGAAACTGATTCATAAAACCATGGTTTTAAATCTATCTGTGGGCGATGTGTTGATGGCGTTTTATCTTTGCATCATTGCGTCAAAGGACATTGAATTTTCAAACGAGTATTGCAAGCACGAGTTGAAGTGGTTGTCCAGCGCAACTTGTTCAGTTGCTGGTATACTGTCAATGATATCAAGTCAATCTACTGTGTTACTGATGGCAATGATGACAACTTACAGACTACACGGAGTGCTTCGGCCATTTCGCACTGAGGGAGTTTCAATTAAGTTTCTTCTGcttgtgttgttgtttatatggACAGTGTCAGCTATGGTTGCAATCTTACCAATCACACCTTCACTGCAGCGCATATTCGTATCGAAGTATGTGTTGAACCAGCCGTTCATTAAAAACTCAAGCATCACTTTGACCCAAATGCAAGACTTGGTTGGTAGATTGAACAACTTATCCAACACAAAGTATTTACTTGACCAGTATAACCCTGTGGGCTCATTCCAAAGTATATTCTATAAAGAAAACCACAACCACCTAAGTCAAACTTCAACCGGAGTTCTCGGCTTCTACAGTTCCAACAGCGTTTGCCTTCCAAA TTTGTTTGGCACATACAACGATGCTTGGTCAAGCTTTACGTTCACACTGGTTATGGTGGATCtgcttttattcatttatttgttggTTGGATACATCATCATATACCGAGCTACACTGCCTA ATGAAATAACTCGTTCCTGCAACACCGATGCCGATGCAAGAGTTAGAGAAGACAGAGTTTTATGGATGAGAATCACTAGTTTAATATTCACCGACTTTTTATGTTGGGTTCCAATCTGCATCATGTCTTTGCTTTCATACAGAGGGGTAATGCTGCCTGGTATCGTGTACAGGTTCGCAGCCATCGTGTTATTTCCCATCAACAGCGCTTTTAACCCATGGTTATATTCAACTGTTCCCGTATTCCCAAAACTTAACTTCAGGTCTTGGTTTAACAAGAAAAGGAAAGTTTTTAGATACTCAGTTAAAACTGATGGGCAAAATATACCAGCAATTCAAATGACCGCGATACACCAACTGCAAGTTCCAACATCGCTACATCATCAgagaaatttgaaaacacaagaGTTTCGGGTCCCTCAGAACAACTTAACCACAATCTGGTCCTGTTTCTCTGTAAGACCTTTTACTCAAGGAAGCACGAATGATTTAGTTGGATCTTCCATCTGCTTAAGTAGTTATAATAGATCCGCCGATAGCGCAACTGTTGCTACCGAAATCTGA
- the LOC100179477 gene encoding uncharacterized protein LOC100179477 isoform X4, with protein sequence MVFPQIMRNILGNEQSANRCILPQFYIKRWESVNQPRETICAAGEDKACYDVTNDDVYFDYQQCWQCEDSTVIQRQQICDGVFDCQDLTDECLCEADDVTLNGVCDVILSNKHKCGLEEVPCMDLSHCINKTSICNGIIDCVDGWDEEDCERVIQTTERISNYECQGGYALDETVVACDGRPDCLHLDDECSRTCEDDPEYCNYFLPLVLRLKFSNSCIIHIDELCNGMDECYNGEDERHCPFLTPCSPNNITMGQYDHIFQKCDLILHCENGADELSCSNSTHFYCDDNTTIISVRRVYDGVFDCSDFTDECSFSDTSISSVTMMIKEPALRACVWIILAFALAGNVAVIIKTAREVWVILRGKSHSVNKLKLIHKTMVLNLSVGDVLMAFYLCIIASKDIEFSNEYCKHELKWLSSATCSVAGILSMISSQSTVLLMAMMTTYRLHGVLRPFRTEGVSIKFLLLVLLFIWTVSAMVAILPITPSLQRIFVSKYVLNQPFIKNSSITLTQMQDLVGRLNNLSNTKYLLDQYNPVGSFQSIFYKENHNHLSQTSTGVLGFYSSNSVCLPNLFGTYNDAWSSFTFTLVMVDLLLFIYLLVGYIIIYRATLPTDEITRSCNTDADARVREDRVLWMRITSLIFTDFLCWVPICIMSLLSYRGVMLPGIVYRFAAIVLFPINSAFNPWLYSTVPVFPKLNFRSWFNKKRKVFRYSVKTDGQNIPAIQMTAIHQLQVPTSLHHQRNLKTQEFRVPQNNLTTIWSCFSVRPFTQGSTNDLVGSSICLSSYNRSADSATVATEI encoded by the exons ATGGTTTTCCCGCAAATCATGCGTAACATTCTTGGAAATG AGCAGAGTGCGAACCGCTGTATATTGCCGCAGTTCTATATAAAGCGATGGGAATCAGTAAATCAACCGAGAGAAACCATTTGTGCGGCCGGAGAGGATAAAgcgtgttatgacgtcacgaacgaTGACGTATACTTTGACTATCAGCAGTGCTGGCAATGTGAAGATAGTACAGTCATCCAAAGACAGCAAATCTGCGATGGTGTATTTGACTGCCAAGATTTGACCGATGAGTGTCTTTGCGaggctgatgacgtcactttgaatggggtttgtgacgtcatactaaGTAATAAACACAAGTGCGGGTTAGAAGAAGTGCCTTGTATGGATTTATCgcattgtataaataaaacatctatATGTAATGGGATCATAGACTGTGTTGACGGCTGGGATGAGGAAGACTGTGAACGTGTCATCCAAACGACAGAGCGGATCAGTAATTATGAATGCCAAGg CGGTTATGCCCTAGATGAAACAGTAGTCGCATGCGATGGTCGGCCAGATTGTTTACATCTTGACGACGAGTGTAGTAGAACATGTGAGG ATGATCCAGAATATTGCAATTATTTTCTCCCATTGGTCTTACGTCTAAAGTTTAGTAACTCCTGTATCATACACATTGATGAGTTATGCAATGGTATGGACGAATGTTATAATGGAGAAGACGAAAGACATTGTCCATTTCTAACACCATGTAGTCCTAATAATATTACAATGGGGCAGTACGACCATATATTTCAAAA GTGCGATTTAATCCTGCATTGCGAGAATGGAGCGGATGAACTGAGTTGTTCAAATTCCACGCATTTTTACTGCGATGATAACACAACCATTATCAGTGTTCGTCGTGTTTACGATGGCGTGTTCGACTGTAGCGATTTCACAGACGAATGCTCGTTTTCTGATACGAGCATCTCGTCTGTAACTATGATGATAAAAGAACCAGCACTGCGAGCTTGTGTGTGGATTATACTGGCATTTGCACTTGCTGGTAACGTGGCAGTAATCATCAAAACAGCTCGAGAAGTTTGGGTTATATTACGTGGTAAGAGCCACAGCGTAAACAAGTTGAAACTGATTCATAAAACCATGGTTTTAAATCTATCTGTGGGCGATGTGTTGATGGCGTTTTATCTTTGCATCATTGCGTCAAAGGACATTGAATTTTCAAACGAGTATTGCAAGCACGAGTTGAAGTGGTTGTCCAGCGCAACTTGTTCAGTTGCTGGTATACTGTCAATGATATCAAGTCAATCTACTGTGTTACTGATGGCAATGATGACAACTTACAGACTACACGGAGTGCTTCGGCCATTTCGCACTGAGGGAGTTTCAATTAAGTTTCTTCTGcttgtgttgttgtttatatggACAGTGTCAGCTATGGTTGCAATCTTACCAATCACACCTTCACTGCAGCGCATATTCGTATCGAAGTATGTGTTGAACCAGCCGTTCATTAAAAACTCAAGCATCACTTTGACCCAAATGCAAGACTTGGTTGGTAGATTGAACAACTTATCCAACACAAAGTATTTACTTGACCAGTATAACCCTGTGGGCTCATTCCAAAGTATATTCTATAAAGAAAACCACAACCACCTAAGTCAAACTTCAACCGGAGTTCTCGGCTTCTACAGTTCCAACAGCGTTTGCCTTCCAAA TTTGTTTGGCACATACAACGATGCTTGGTCAAGCTTTACGTTCACACTGGTTATGGTGGATCtgcttttattcatttatttgttggTTGGATACATCATCATATACCGAGCTACACTGCCTA CAGATGAAATAACTCGTTCCTGCAACACCGATGCCGATGCAAGAGTTAGAGAAGACAGAGTTTTATGGATGAGAATCACTAGTTTAATATTCACCGACTTTTTATGTTGGGTTCCAATCTGCATCATGTCTTTGCTTTCATACAGAGGGGTAATGCTGCCTGGTATCGTGTACAGGTTCGCAGCCATCGTGTTATTTCCCATCAACAGCGCTTTTAACCCATGGTTATATTCAACTGTTCCCGTATTCCCAAAACTTAACTTCAGGTCTTGGTTTAACAAGAAAAGGAAAGTTTTTAGATACTCAGTTAAAACTGATGGGCAAAATATACCAGCAATTCAAATGACCGCGATACACCAACTGCAAGTTCCAACATCGCTACATCATCAgagaaatttgaaaacacaagaGTTTCGGGTCCCTCAGAACAACTTAACCACAATCTGGTCCTGTTTCTCTGTAAGACCTTTTACTCAAGGAAGCACGAATGATTTAGTTGGATCTTCCATCTGCTTAAGTAGTTATAATAGATCCGCCGATAGCGCAACTGTTGCTACCGAAATCTGA